A region from the Lentisphaera profundi genome encodes:
- a CDS encoding 1,4-dihydroxy-6-naphthoate synthase, translating to MKPKISLGMSPCPNDTFMFYHLLHHSDFSKKYDIDLQIMDIQDLNELLKSKEVDFCKSSFGLIPKVLEDYVVLRSGSALGHACGPLLVSKNKAMTKQDLLGSKILIPGLDTSAFSLLRAYLGSDFNAEECLFSEIMPALGRGEADAGLIIHESRFTYEDFALSCLVDLGEWWEQKYSLPIPLGAISAKRYVGNEVIEEFSNALKASVEWAFSQDWKENKEFSNFICGHAKEISEEVLDSHIALYVNQESIELSEQAIGAIEKMFSQLKNREISRSEFLFS from the coding sequence ATGAAACCAAAAATCAGTTTAGGTATGTCGCCTTGTCCAAATGATACGTTCATGTTTTATCATTTACTTCATCATTCAGATTTCAGTAAAAAGTACGATATAGATTTACAAATCATGGATATACAGGATTTGAATGAGCTCTTGAAGTCTAAGGAAGTGGATTTTTGTAAATCTTCTTTTGGGCTTATCCCTAAGGTATTAGAGGATTATGTAGTGTTACGATCCGGCTCAGCTTTAGGTCATGCCTGTGGGCCACTATTGGTATCAAAGAATAAAGCAATGACTAAGCAAGACTTATTAGGATCAAAGATCTTGATTCCAGGTTTAGATACGAGTGCTTTTAGTTTGTTGAGAGCTTATTTGGGTAGTGATTTTAATGCAGAGGAATGTTTGTTTTCAGAAATCATGCCTGCTTTAGGGCGAGGCGAAGCCGACGCCGGCCTCATTATTCATGAAAGTCGTTTTACCTATGAAGACTTTGCTTTGTCCTGCCTAGTCGATCTGGGCGAGTGGTGGGAGCAAAAGTATTCATTACCCATTCCTTTAGGAGCAATAAGTGCAAAGCGATATGTAGGCAATGAGGTGATTGAAGAATTTTCTAATGCACTGAAAGCGTCGGTTGAGTGGGCTTTTTCTCAAGACTGGAAAGAAAATAAAGAATTTTCAAATTTTATATGTGGACATGCAAAAGAGATTTCTGAAGAAGTCTTGGACTCTCATATAGCCCTGTATGTCAACCAAGAATCTATCGAATTAAGTGAACAAGCAATTGGAGCGATTGAAAAAATGTTTAGTCAGTTAAAAAATAGAGAGATAAGTCGCAGCGAGTTTCTGTTTTCATGA